TCAGCTTCCGGTGGAGCGGTAGGCGCGCAGTCCGGTCCGCCAGGCGAGCCCGGCCGCCAGCACGCACAGCGCGGCGGCCAGCGGCGAGGCGAACCGGAAGGCGGCGGGCAGCCCGAGCGGGTCGGTGCGGCCCAGGACGTGCAGCGCGGGCAGCCAGTTGACGAACGCCAGCGGGACGCCGAAGACGGTGCCGGCGACGAGCTCCCGGGCGAACACGGTGGGCGGGTACTGCAGGACGGTGGCGCCGCCGTAGGTGACGGCGTTCTGCAGTTCGGCGGCGTCGCCCCACCAGAACTGCACGCAGGAGCAGCCGACGAACAGCGCGCAGAAGATGACGGTGCCGCACAGCAGCAGCACGGGGACCATCAGCACCCGGTCCCAGGTCCAGTGCACGTCCAGCGCGGTGAGCGACCAGCCGAGCACGGCGACGGCCTGTAGCAGCCGGCCCAGGCGGCGCAGCGAGAAGCGTTCGGCGGCGAGCTGGGCCAGCGCGGGGGCGGGCCGGATCAGCATGGTGTCCAGGCTGCCGGAGCGCA
The window above is part of the Kitasatospora sp. NA04385 genome. Proteins encoded here:
- a CDS encoding ABC transporter permease translates to MAEPLRAAAARAGWALRSWWLITGMWVRSTMAYRTSFALSLAANTLVTFLDFAVLLLMFAHTRQLAGWTLAETAFLYGTSSFALGTANVLVGSVGGLGERVRSGSLDTMLIRPAPALAQLAAERFSLRRLGRLLQAVAVLGWSLTALDVHWTWDRVLMVPVLLLCGTVIFCALFVGCSCVQFWWGDAAELQNAVTYGGATVLQYPPTVFARELVAGTVFGVPLAFVNWLPALHVLGRTDPLGLPAAFRFASPLAAALCVLAAGLAWRTGLRAYRSTGS